One region of Culex pipiens pallens isolate TS chromosome 2, TS_CPP_V2, whole genome shotgun sequence genomic DNA includes:
- the LOC120427351 gene encoding uncharacterized protein LOC120427351: MASSCLREVPVEMLLSVLILFSVGSLSVSARTYFIPSSQKLVREERKSDRAGYYHQRGNEVYDGLEDYVDSEEYPRSVRKFRDSKNYYSNDHGYVEVPLQRYKPEVRDVQPIVIKDHAPSDHGPSVLALLKTLAVILLAVGVPALLFLFVVIPFKLLAGLKMFGMTHLLTLAALAATYFLKHHRALGDHHGGWGGGGGGGGGGWGGVYSPLTALGGLAAISTPITSSNVNQPITQPISQVISTPVSQNQNAGNQQSGGGGSNGGGGGCNCGYNCGCSCGCNKGGHDFPSWAIPLLIELMKNWNWNIPKYPGHFHPNHHNNNHHGNNGTGHGNGPGNGNGPGNGSIARGLSSRGNSRTPRKIFTLEAEDFRNMSDDEIFTVMRFIKKKLNRS, translated from the exons ATGGCTTCCAGTTGTCTGCGCGAGGTTCCGGTGGAAATGTTGCTCTCGGTGCTGATACTCTTTTCGGTCGGATCGTTGTCCGTTTCGGCCAGGACCTATTTCATTCCCTCGAGCCAAAAGCTGGTCCGCGAAGAGAGAAAAAGTGATCGAGCGGGATATTACCATCAGCGTGGAAACGAAGTGTATGATGGGTTAGAAGACTACGTTGATTCGGAGGAGTATCCCAGAAGTGTGAGAAAGTTTCGTGACTCGAAGAATTACTACTCGAATGATCA CGGCTACGTTGAAGTTCCGTTGCAACGGTACAAACCGGAAGTGAGGGACGTTCAACCAATCGTCATCAAGGATCATGCCCCATCCGACCACGGACCGTCAGTGCTTGCATTGCTGAAGACCCTGGCGGTTATCCTGCTGGCAGTTGGAGTTCCTGCCTTGCTGTTTTTGTTTGTGGTGATCCCGTTCAAGTTACTGGCAGGGTTGAAGATGTTCGGCATGACCCACCTCCTCACGCTCGCCGCTCTAGCTGCAACCTACTTCCTCAAGCATCACCGTGCCTTGGGAGATCACCATGGAGGatggggtggtggtggtggtggcggtggcggCGGTTGGGGAGGTGTTTACAGTCCGCTTACCGCGCTCGGAGGATTGGCGGCCATTTCCACGCCAATAACTTCGTCAAACGTGAATCAACCGATTACGCAGCCAATAAGTCAAGTGATTTCCACCCCGGTCAGTCAGAATCAGAACGCGGGCAATCAGCAGAGTGGTGGTGGCGGGTCcaacggtggtggtggtggctgcAATTGTGGGTATAATTGTGGCTGTAGTTGTGGTTGCAACAAAGGTGGTCACGATTTTCCCAGTTGGGCCATTCCATTGCTGATTGAATTGATgaagaattggaattggaaCATTCCAAAGTACCCTGGACATTTCCATCCTAACCATCACAACAATAATCACCATGGCAATAATGGAACCGGTCATGGAAATGGGCCTGGAAACGGAAATGGACCCGGAAACGGAAGCATTGCCAGAGGTCTAAGTTCACGTGGAAATAGTCGCACACCACGAAAAATATTTACACTTGAAGCGGAAGACTTTCGAAACATGAGCGATGATGAGATTTTTACGGTAATGCGATTTATCAAGAAGAAGCTGAATAGAAGTTAA